Proteins from a single region of Oncorhynchus keta strain PuntledgeMale-10-30-2019 chromosome 20, Oket_V2, whole genome shotgun sequence:
- the LOC127909821 gene encoding pneumococcal serine-rich repeat protein-like, which yields MMCLGSLFVSATAPVKTTTASAVSQGTASSATAPVKTTTASAVSQGTASSATAPVKTTTASAVSQGTARSATASVKTTTASAVSQGTASSATAPVKTTTASAVSQGTASSATASVKTTTASAVSQGTASSATAPVKTTTTSAVSQGTASSATASVKTTTASAVSQGTASSATASVKTTTASAVSQGTASSATAPVKTTTTSVVSQGTASSATAPVKTTTTSVVSQGTARSATASVKTTTASAVSQGTDRSATASVKTTTASAVSQGTDRSATASVKTTTASAVSQGTDRSATASVKTTTASAVSQGTDRSATASVKTTTASAVSQGSSSQARASES from the exons ATGATGTGCCTAGGAAGCCTGTTTGT CTCTGCTACAGCCCCTGTGAAGACCACCACTGCCTCTGCTGTCTCTCAGGGCACAGCCAGCTCTGCTACAGCCCCTGTGAAGACCACCACTGCCTCTGCTGTCTCTCAGGGCACAGCCAGCTCTGCTACAGCCCCTGTGAAGACCACCACTGCCTCTGCTGTCTCTCAGGGCACAGCCAGGTCTGCTACAGCCTCTGTGAAGACCACCACTGCCTCTGCTGTCTCTCAGGGCACAGCCAGCTCTGCTACAGCCCCTGTGAAGACCACCACTGCCTCTGCTGTCTCTCAGGGCACAGCCAGCTCTGCTACAGCCTCTGTGAAGACCACCACTGCCTCTGCTGTCTCTCAGGGCACAGCCAGCTCTGCTACAGCCCCTGTGAAGACCACCACTACCTCTGCTGTCTCTCAGGGCACAGCCAGCTCTGCTACAGCCTCTGTGAAGACCACCACTGCCTCTGCTGTCTCTCAGGGCACAGCCAGCTCTGCTACAGCCTCTGTGAAGACCACCACTGCCTCTGCTGTCTCTCAGGGCACAGCCAGCTCTGCTACAGCCCCTGTGAAGACCACCACTACCTCTGTTGTCTCTCAGGGCACAGCCAGCTCTGCTACAGCCCCTGTGAAGACCACCACTACCTCTGTTGTCTCTCAGGGCACAGCCAGGTCTGCTACAGCCTCTGTGAAGACCACCACTGCCTCTGCTGTCTCTCAGGGCACAGACAGGTCTGCTACAGCCTCTGTGAAGACCACCACTGCCTCTGCTGTCTCTCAGGGCACAGACAGGTCTGCTACAGCCTCTGTGAAGACCACCACTGCCTCTGCTGTCTCTCAGGGCACAGACAGGTCTGCTACAGCCTCTGTGAAGACCACCACTGCCTCTGCTGTCTCTCAGGGCACAGACAGGTCTGCTACAGCCTCTGTGAAGACCACCACTGCCTCTGCTGTCTCTCAGGGCAGCTCTAGCCAAGCTAGAGCCTCT GAGAGCTGA
- the LOC118399071 gene encoding receptor-transporting protein 3-like, which yields MNTDWMPPLWSECFEEMLDVELGSSDQWAFHFNYGLTETLTKEERRRRWRVYSHCANGQFQCGECSKTWPSARVVVVFRYRLWDETGRGTVLMRPFGQACRRCREEFELPGFSKNEVEEALLRLFVKIRKNCYGEEEEEEEEEEGSEVSEKVWKRPHEKALCEACRLGICCQEQ from the exons ATGAATACAG ACTGGATGCCCCCCCTGTGGTCAGAGTGTTTTGAGGAGATGTTGGATGTGGAGCTGGGCAGCAGTGACCAGTGGGCTTTCCACTTCAACTACGGCCTGACAGAAACACTCaccaaggaggagaggaggagaagatggcgGGTGTACAGCCACTGTGCCAACGGACA GTTCCAGTGTGGTGAGTGTTCTAAGACATGGCCGTCGGCACGGGTGGTGGTAGTGTTCCGTTATCGGCTGTGGGATGAGACAGGCCGGGGGACAGTCCTGATGCGGCCTTTCGGCCAGGCATGCAGACGCTGCCGGGAAGAGTTTGAACTTCCAGGCTTTTCAAAGAATGAGGTGGAAGAGGCACTGCTTCGGCTGTTTGTAAAGATTAGGAAGAACTGCtacggagaggaggaggaggaggaagaggaggaggaagggtcaGAAGTATCAGAGAAGGTGTGGAAGAGGCCCCATGAGAAAGCCCTGTGTGAGGCCTGCAGACTGGGAATCTGCTGTCAagaacagtag